From the genome of Gracilibacillus salitolerans, one region includes:
- a CDS encoding IS110 family RNA-guided transposase, whose product MNPVVGLDVSKGESQLQAFLDKGKPYRKSFSIKHDLNGLGNLLEFLEEVEDAANGNPPSVVLESTGHYHTPVIQFLEEQQYVYIIVNPLISHRAKSSSLRKVKTDAVDAYHLCELFYKEELEPYKKRGIQLLNLRNLTRQQESIAEISAKTKLQLHSLMDQVFPEYRGVFGSLYSKVSLLTLLEFPTSEAVLKMSERELADRIGALCKSRSDLWAIEKAQKLRDAALRNPFKKNLYESHIFNLEVLVTIVLQYQEHLSKIATEIDALANEIEEYHILQSIPGIGEKIAGTIISEVGEIDRFNDAKKLVAFAGVDPSVYSSGKFTASVNRITKRGSNRLRHALYMAVQSGIRDSRKKKTTDDIMARNKRLREFYDKKREEGKPFRVAVIACVNKLLHWIYALLKSRTTFQDIA is encoded by the coding sequence ATGAATCCAGTCGTTGGTCTGGATGTTTCAAAAGGGGAAAGTCAGCTCCAAGCTTTTTTAGATAAAGGTAAACCATATCGTAAAAGCTTTAGTATTAAGCATGATCTTAATGGACTAGGTAACTTACTAGAATTTCTTGAAGAAGTTGAAGACGCAGCTAATGGCAATCCACCTTCGGTAGTTCTAGAGTCAACTGGTCACTATCATACTCCCGTTATTCAATTTTTGGAGGAACAACAGTATGTTTATATTATAGTAAATCCTCTCATTTCACATCGTGCCAAAAGTTCAAGTCTGCGTAAGGTTAAAACAGATGCTGTGGATGCCTATCACCTTTGTGAGCTGTTTTATAAAGAAGAATTAGAACCTTATAAAAAGCGAGGCATTCAGCTATTAAACCTTCGCAATCTTACTAGACAACAGGAAAGCATTGCAGAAATATCCGCAAAAACTAAGTTGCAGCTGCACTCTTTGATGGATCAGGTATTTCCAGAATATAGAGGTGTATTTGGTAGTTTATATTCTAAGGTTTCGTTGCTTACTTTACTTGAATTCCCAACATCTGAGGCAGTTTTGAAGATGAGTGAAAGAGAATTAGCAGACAGGATTGGTGCGTTATGTAAGAGTCGTTCCGACCTCTGGGCAATAGAAAAAGCACAGAAACTAAGAGATGCAGCTCTTCGTAATCCATTTAAGAAAAACTTATACGAGAGTCATATCTTTAATCTTGAGGTGTTGGTGACGATTGTTCTTCAATACCAAGAGCATCTATCGAAAATTGCGACTGAAATAGATGCCCTCGCTAATGAAATTGAAGAATATCATATACTCCAGTCTATCCCTGGTATCGGAGAAAAAATCGCCGGCACGATTATTTCTGAAGTTGGAGAGATAGATAGGTTCAATGATGCCAAAAAGCTCGTTGCATTTGCTGGAGTAGATCCAAGTGTTTATTCCTCTGGTAAGTTTACGGCATCCGTTAATCGAATTACTAAACGAGGATCCAATAGACTTCGCCATGCCTTATATATGGCGGTCCAAAGTGGTATTCGAGATTCTCGTAAAAAGAAGACAACAGATGATATCATGGCACGCAATAAAAGATTAAGAGAGTTTTACGATAAAAAACGTGAAGAAGGAAAACCCTTTAGAGTAGCAGTTATTGCATGTGTTAACAAGCTCTTACATTGGATTTACGCTTTACTAAAAAGCAGAACTACTTTCCAAGATATAGCTTAG